A segment of the Populus alba chromosome 9, ASM523922v2, whole genome shotgun sequence genome:
GTGGAGGAGAAGTATTCGCTGTGGATTTGATTACGTGTAGTTACTTACAAAATCAATCCCATGTTACGCATTTCCTTTTCTATGTTCGAGGACGATATGTGATCTCTGATCGAGTGCGCGTTTACGTCCAAAACAGCACATTTTACTGGAAATTATAGATAATTGCTAGAGAATAGTTATGGTTAAATCTGATGAAACATTACCGAactaacatgaaatatataattatattatataaatatatttgtgaaatatttaatttttttaatataacatgatatatatatatatataatttgaatagctattaattattttattttattattaattaataaaaaataaaaaatacttgaaatatgataaataatttattgatatctaaattttttagctgttgaataatatataaaatataaatattaatgaatttaacatatagatattcattatcattcatATATTTGTCATACCGGATCTGATGCTCGAAATATGTAAAACAATGTTATTGGACCGtacattttttttgtcatcGGGGTTTTTGTCAAGTGGttgaataattatgattttactaTGCATTCACGTGCTGATCTTTTCGAAGCAGGTTCATTACACGTCATCAAGATCACTAATCAGATGATTGTGATTTGATGACATTTATAAACTATATCCTCTTATTTCTTACAAACGCTCGTGTCATTTCAATCATCATTGAACTCAATCTAGACCACCGAGATAGACTGGTGGGCATTGGTGAAGATATGGgatctaattaatgttttttcaccTGGTTGACTACCCTATACGTACTCAATCTAAATCTCAGTCTGAAAATATAGTtgtatattcaaataaaaaatatattattttaatatattttagtataaaacatatatataaaaataagctttagtaaaaaaaaaaattgaatttcaatgAACCTAATTTACATCACATTTCCAAATATGCAATGAAATTCAAACCGGacttttttcatatgaattaatgtgtttttttgaaaaatctcatTAATGTATAAATTGTTGTATTTgcaataaattcttttttgtaactttcttttgacttgaatttaatgataaaatcaaaataaacacatttattatttaatttgaattgatctAAAAGGCTCATATTGGTATAATTTGgtttagattaaattttaattaatggtaatactaacctgatcaaatttaaataatttaatgagtAGACCTAATTAAACTtaacaatatcaaattaataaaaaagaactcaAATTGACTTCCATGATATAAGAACTTTATATTCTTTATATGCTCAGCCTCAGACAGGCACCACAACTATGGTTATTTCGATGAAATTGAATCCGGGCCCTTGATATCATAAAATATAGGCATAAGGTAGAAGTGGCGTCGAATTAAATCTGGGCCGTTGACACAGGTTGTAGGCCCCAGCTGTGAATATGGAATGTAAAGTAGATACAGGCTTTTGATTTGTAGTGGGGACCAGCCTAATACTATAGAGGCAACAAACCTAGGGATAGAAACAACAGGTCGGCTTGTCAGGTTCCCTTATGGTGGGATTGTGGACGAGCCCATAAAGTAGACGGCGTGAAGGGACCGTTTGTTTTTTAccaggaagaagagaaaagtaTTGGCTGTGCTTGTTGAGCATGGTTATATCCTGTAGTTGCTTGATTAAAGAAATCACGACCGTGTGCAGTCCATGGGGACCATAATAATTGAAGAAGATGGTTTGGTCTCGTGGGGACATGGAGTGGTTGCCACGTGTAATTTTTAATTCGATGATTCATGAGTTAATGACTTCGAAGTTCGGAGTTAATGATACCCTCTGAGCACATGGGATTATAAAAAGTCCCAATCCCAGCAACAATTAAGGGATAGTACAAGTGATATTGTTGATTCACATGCACGGGCAACCTTTACGATGTCATTAACATGGTTAATGTGTGCTTGATTTtctgctatttattttttcaaagttattAAAGATTAGATATATCACCCAACTTAGATTCCagaattaaagattaaaagcttatttattttttattttaaaagtattttaatttttttaatatctattttaaattaattttttgatgttttttatggaatgatgtttttttatcttcaaatatttttttaatttctatttcaaACGAGAAGAAATGCTAGCAAGAGATGAATTTGATAGGAGTGAGTGATTGAGAAGATAAGGATATAAAGTAAAACAATCTTGTTTGTGTGCAATTGAGACAACAATCCCAGTCGTGTATATCTCTTGAAAACTAATTAACCAgactaagagtgtgtttggtattgcggtagcttttgtggttgtggtttgaaaaaagttgttttataaaaagtacttttagttgaggttggtttgaaaaaataggtgtttggttaaaactgtggttgaaactgAGGTTgagtaaaaagtagtttaatgtgtttggttaaaaaaatgcttttcaaattgaggttataaaatatatatatatatatatatatatatatatatatatattgtttttaaatttaaatattgtagatttaattattgttattacatcatgaaataaataatattttatataaaattttttttattgtttcattaaaccatttacaattccatcacgtataaaaatacatccgataaggactatagttttattggttttgtaagcgcgcaacaacatcaggtaaaatatcatcagaaataaaattaggattgtgatcaaattctacaaatattaCGTCATCAAAcgatcttcttctaatttatatagtgttattggATAATgtaaaacactaatttttaaaataaaacacaattaaaaataaaaaatatttttttttactggataAGAACCAGGTCCGGTattcactgttcatgtgaacagtggaagaattctccactgttcatatgaacagtgAAGGAACTCTCCACTGTGCActtaagtgaacagtggagagtgaattaatttcactctccactgttcacttaagTGCACAGTGGAGAGTTCATTCTCCAACATGAGAAGACGCAGGTAGGATCGCAGGAGAAGAACGCAGGAGAAGCAGATAAAATCTACTTCTCATGAGCTGAGGTTCGACCTCAGTTATTAGGTGGGGCCCATGTAAAAAATGAGAAGTTTGGATTAACCAAACACTTTACTTCAGCTTTTGTTTTCAACCGCTGCCGCAACCGCAGCGCCAAACGGCCACTAAATTGTTCTGGGGAGTATCAGATTTCTTGTACAGTAATTCTTCCATGTTGGTGTTAAAATGATGAACAGACAATAAATCAAGGAAAGGAAACACGTGAGATCATGAAACGTTTGAAGATGAAAGGAGGAAAGGAATCGTTCCTTTCCTTTCTCTGGTATATACCAACTGTGTGTTCTTTTATCTCCTTTCCTTCATCTTCAACGTCTCCAGATCCATTTCATCCACGCAGACGTAAAACATGCActgataatgtttttaaattaaattagaaaaaatattaatacgaTGAAATTCAGCTAACTCGACTGTTGTTCGTGGGAAAGCTCGGGTTGTTTTAACAgaaataattaacttaattaaccaGTCATTTCCTGGGCAAGCTCAGGCGAGTCTCACAACCTTGGTTTCAATCACCAGCTGTTCGTACGTTCACAATTCTTTTGAGTGGAATGCATTTATTACAGGGGTTGGATTTACGGCATGTTCCAAGTGATGAGAGACAGGCAGTGACATCTGGTCCCCtcgctctttattttttttgatgtctGCCTGCCGTTTTACAGTACGGACACTACCCACGAATTATTTACTGGACCAATAAACTTAcatttaatatatcaatatagCGCATCATTACTTTCTTGATACtcgctcctctctctctcttgctctgtcagattgatatatatttatttagctGTGATAGGTAAAAATCAGCTGTTAAAAAgtagttgaaacttgaaagaggATGAACACTAGTATCATATATGGCCAATGGTAGTATGCCGAGGTTTGGTAGGAATAAATTAGCTGTAcatattggtttttaaaatattttttatttaaaaatatattataatatattttttttattttttaaaactaacatattaaaataacttaaaaatataaaaatataatttataaaaaaaagagggatgAAGTGCTCAGCCACATGCATGATTTCCATCCAAGTGTTTTCTTTGTGTCGGTTAACTGGGCTCACATGAGGTTTGTAATGGAGAGGTTGACGAAGCTTATACAATCAatctatttaaaagtatatatataattattttttaaaatattttttgtttagtagtatatcaaaataatatttcttttgaaaaaaaattatttttgatattagtgcattaaaataatttaaaaacataaaaatatattaattttgaagtgatttttttttaaaaacacttttaaaacttaaaaaccaTCATTCTAATAATTTCTCGTTTTagctaaattataaataatccaATAGATTCTCATATAACAAACTTGATGTAGTAAAATTGGTCGAGTAGccaataatttatttctatctCGTCTTTTTAAGTTGCAGCTTCCTATTTACACGGCATAGCTTGTAGAGGTGAGTATCCATTGATTCTGTTCTGTTTATATAAAACAATCTCAATCaaactgtttttctttttaaaaaaaagaattttgaggTACATCAAACAACTAATTCAAATcagataatttgatttttctatttaaaaagatGGTATTGGTACATAAATATTTGatctctttaaattttatatttaaaaaaattattttggttcagttttttttttaatttctaaaatccaAAACCTAAACTAAATCAacccatttttttaaattttataattaaatattttatttgttttccaagatttttttcttcataattttttagccAATTCATTTATTCAGTTATTTTGCACGgttttataaagatttttaaaaatctgatagtgattattttttaaaatattttttaacttggaaaaataataaaaataatatttttaaattgaaaaataaaaaataaaaaaatattaatttaaaacaaaataaatttaaataaaaaaaaacgtttaaCCCCCTATCTAATTAATACCCTATCTATCTTATCTTACAGTATAAAATCCACACAGAAAAAGAGGTCCAAATCTTAGCGAAGGCCCGTATCTCGTCCAAGTCCAGACTCCAGACCCATCAGAACTTGACCCCACAACCCCATACACCATGACACCACCACCGTCATCACCAAAATACCATTCCGCCACATTGCAAGTTCCGTGAACTGCCACCAAAACACACCAGCGGAATCAAAATTGCCAATTTTCTTTCTCTCGAATCCAAACGTAAAAGAAACCCtagatttaatttaatcaaagatGCCGAAGAAGATGGGAGTGAACAGCAAAGCCGAAGAGGCTCGAGCTCGTAAGAACGCAACAGAAGCCGAGAAAAAGTCTCGCGAGGCTCGCGACAAAGAGGAACAGTACTGGCGCGAAGCCGAGGGGTCGAAATCACGCGCTGCGAAGAAACGCGAGGAAGAATCGGAGAAAAGAGCTGAAGCCGCCGCGCGTAAAGCCGAGGCGCGCAGATTAGCGGAGCAGGAAGAGAAGGAGCTGGAGAAGGCTATGAAGAAGCCGGATAAGAAGGCGAATAGGGTTTCGATTCCGGTGAAGGTGACGGAGGCGGAGTTGAGgaagaggaaggaggaggaACAAGCGGAGATGGCGAGGAAAGCGGATGAGGCGAAGAAGAGAAAGGATAGGACCGCGGAGGAAGAGGAGTATGAGAGGATGGTGCTGGTTTCGAATACGAATAGGGATGACTCGATTATTGAAGCGAGTAGCGTTGAGGAAGCGATTGCGCGGATCAGTGTTGCTGATAACTTGCCTGCTGATCGGCATCCTGAGAGGAGGCTTAAGGCCTCGTTTAAGGTGCGtcgttttattggtttttttctgttGAAAACTGAAAATTTGGCATTGTATTTGGTGCTTTAACTGTTTTGTTGTAGGGTTTATTATTGTAATGAATGTGGTGCAtggaaagtttttgaaattttgattgtGGGAATTTAGGACTGGTGATTTTGTTCTGGGATTGTTGATTGGAATGTTAGCACATGCATGTTCGGTTGATGTGTACAATTGTGTTGTTGaaatttgtaaatttgattgaaatttaGTAGGTACAGTGTTGATGGATACGAGCAGAGTGTGTTGGAGTAGAGTTATGAGGTTGTTAAGCAGTGTTAAGTTGTATAATGCAAGTTTGGCCTTTAGGATAGAGAGCAGGAATGGAATGTGTGCAGCATCTGGAGTGAGAATGAGAAACCAGAGAAATGAATCAGATACGTAATATACTAAATGTGTTGTTTTGGGAGGAAGTGTTGATGTAAAATgccatttattttagtttttgggAAGATATGGACGGTTGGATGGTAGCTGTTTTGAAGAGTTTGACTATTAAGATAATGTGGGGCATAAGAACACGTAAATGAATTTAGAGAGTATATTGAAATGAGCTTGTAGTTTGTGGCATCACATGATTATGGTGTAAAGAGGTGAAAAAGTAACACTGTATTGAGTTATGGTAGCATGCATGCATCCTCTCACTCATGTAAGATGGTCACAGATGTGTTTAATTACTCATTCCTTTTCTAATCAACTTCTAGTGATTTGTTCCATTGGTAACTGGTGGTTGATTCATCATGGTACATGTTTCTTTAATTGAATTTCTGTACTCATATAGGTAGtatcttttctgtttcttttagCAATGCTGGGATgaaattgtgttattttcttcttcctgttCTTCTaatcatatatatgttttaaacaTTTTTAGGCTTTTGAAGAAGCTGAGCTCCCCAAGCTCAAGGAAGAGAAGCCAGGCCTTACACATACACAATACAAGGACATGATATGGAAGCTATGGAAGAAATCTCCTGACAATCCTCTTAACCAGGTATAATCTGTAACTTTTAAACTATGGCCTCTAAGGTTTTTCTGAGTGttgttttagaaattttatcTTTGTTGTCCTTGGATTTCTTGACTCCTGTGGGAAGTTAATTATGCTTTAAcgttatctttttgttttttctcactTCTGATGCTAGATCCCCAAGGTCATTTCTTACTCATTCGGTTTTGAGGCATGACTCTATTGGTAGATAAGTTTCTTGTTAGGGCATCACTCtctaatcaaaaagaaaaatttattcatttagtAGCATGACTATAATGAAATTGTTTACTGGATTACTGTGTCCGAAGTCATCTAATCTATAACCATTTTGGATATGCAGACTAGTGAGTGAAAGCCGCCGCATTTTCATGGGCTGTGTTTTCTGGGGACTTGCTGTCAAGGAGAGGTTCGCTGGGCATCCTATCACATATATGTGGACAAATAACCTTATATGAAATTTGTATGTATGTTTGCCAGCCAAATTTGAATCCAATAACAACTGGGGCATAAGCAATCCTTTCTTTGTTGCAAGcctcatttttttatgaaatgttatTTCGCAATTTGCTGAGCAGTGTGTTGTGTTCCGATGATGTATTGTTGCATGCCTGGTTGACATAGGTAAAGTCAATGCCATGATTCTTTTGTGCATTACTATAGAGTCACCGACTTCATCTTTTCTGGACTCCTACAGTCCTTAAGATTATCAAAGCCTGGAGGATTCGGAGTTTGGGACAGCTCTGGTTGGAAGGGTGAAACCATATGGCATGCTAAAACTCATGCGCGCGCCAAAGGATTTGTCTGGACAAGGGGTTGTAAGTCGTTACCTTCCCCCACCTGTTTGGAACCCAAAAGGTAAAAAGATTATGGGATATGTCACCGTCTGAGCATGTAAAGCAAGTGTTTGGTTTGAAATCTTTTAATGTGCGGACCTTTGAGAAACTCAAAGAGTGCGTGTTCGCGATTTGCGCCGCTGGTAAACAAACACAGCCGGACGTGTCTTGCACACTGCGGGTTCCATTAATCATTTGAAGTCTTCATCgaccatctttttttcttgcacACACAAATCATATGCTATCAATAGCCGGGTTCTTAAAAACTTCTAATAGCTAGAAAATACCTTCGCTATTATAATTGTTCATTCCATTTTCTCACCCCATATCGGAGGTGATCGAGAAAATGACGGGTAAGGCTCAAACCATGCGAGTATATCTATGGTTTACAAGGTCAGGTTGTGAAGACTTGAAATTCTCTGGGGATAGTGTGTTTATTTCTTAGTTGTCGCACCTGAAGTGTGGATCTGGGTTACCAGGTCGTCATTTGATGAATTTACAAATCGCCGTTAAACcatcttttatttaaatgatatatttttatttaaaaaaagataatattttttttaagttgatccACTAGGGATTTGGATTAGGAAAGTGAAACCCAAATTAAGCTAAgctctaattatatatatatata
Coding sequences within it:
- the LOC118058868 gene encoding uncharacterized protein, translated to MPKKMGVNSKAEEARARKNATEAEKKSREARDKEEQYWREAEGSKSRAAKKREEESEKRAEAAARKAEARRLAEQEEKELEKAMKKPDKKANRVSIPVKVTEAELRKRKEEEQAEMARKADEAKKRKDRTAEEEEYERMVLVSNTNRDDSIIEASSVEEAIARISVADNLPADRHPERRLKASFKAFEEAELPKLKEEKPGLTHTQYKDMIWKLWKKSPDNPLNQTSE